CTAAATCTACAACTTTGGATAAGATCTAAGgttgcaatgaatggggatttctaGTGCTCCCTTTTCAGTTCCCAGTggtcttttgagcatttcaggggcTAAATCGCTCCCAGCCCCCGTGCATTTTCTACCCTCAATTAAACCATGGGATATACTACTGTCCTAATTGCCGAATCATTACTTGAACACCTCATTGTAAATTAATAGTTATTCCATCCCTCATTTGAGATATAAAggcaaaattgaaatataaccGTAATGATTACGATTATAAGTGGCTACGATTCTTAGCTAATCTGGATATTACTCCGAACTAAAAGCATGGAGAAAAGCTATATTATGTCATTATTCTAAGTTATTCTGAACCTCAAAAGAGATCATTTTATGTGTTTATGATATGGGAAGGTATCCAAAATAAAGTTTCTCCCAAATTTGGATCGCATACCAGTAGTTTAAAGGTGTGTGGTGGTGCCTTACCTTGTAGGAATACCTGTCTGCCAAACAGCCCCAGAACAGCCTCCCTCCAGCATTAAAGATGGCTGCAAAGGATCCCACCAGAGCAAGGAAATGGTCATCTGGGATAAACATCTGACCGTATGCCTGGATGAAGAATAGTTTTATGTTGAGGTCAATAGTCTACTACTACCTCATACCTATCAGTGATATAGTAATACTATTTACCTgatgacaaatttcaatttcagaacAACACTACAGTAACTATTTCTTCTAATGTTGTTGGTGTTGTGGTACTGTATTCCAACAGAGCAAGGAAATGGTCATCAGGGATAAAGAAGAATATCTTTATGTATTTCCATTCccaataattacatgtactacGAACCCCTTACCCTTCAAAAAAACATACTGAAGtattttccattcaaaacaaaCTACTGTTCATACCTTGTACAGACTTGAAATGAACATGATGCCTTGACCGTTGACAAGGAAGGTTGCCCATAGCAACCAGAAGGCGGTAGTCCGAACCATCACCTTGGGAGGGAGGTCAAGCCCAGAGGCCTTGGAGTCCCCGCCATTCTCCAGGGGGAAAGGAATACCAAAAGGGAGTCGTTTGGAGTGGCCATCTTCGTCCCCTTCCTCTGTGGGACCATCGGGATCAGAGGCATCCATGTGGGTTGTCTTCTTGGCCTGGGTCTGGGCGTCCAAGAGACCACTCTCGTCGTTGTACAGAGAGTTGTTGACCTGTGGGTCACCAAggcatttctttgttttgttttattaatttcatcatgcaaaattgcaaaataatactcacattgacaaaaaaaaaaaagagtattatATTTGCATATATAAAAATTTATAATCcaaacaaaacacaaacaaaacatGCTTCAAACGCAGAGTTATTTGGATAAAATATTAGATCCTTAAGTCCTTGAAGTAAAACATGGCTTAACATAAAGcttcttttttaaaacagaaacaaaaactaattaAAAAACTATAAAGcttaaaagaattaaaaatatgcCCAAATAGAAATAGTAGGCCCATAGTCTCAAGATTACCAAAGAAAATAGATTATACTATTGCCTAAAAAAAGAAGCAGTCActatttgtttaataatattttaGCAGGGCAATATTAAAAACTATTGCCCTGCTCAAATCATGCCATTTTTCTAAGTAATGTCAGTATCCTGCAAACTAAACTCTGACATACCCCATTTTCTGGTGGATCTTTCAACAAAATAACACCCACAATCTGAATGGCCAAGTAGATTCCTCCTTGAAGAACATAAGACATAGGGACTTTATCCAATATGGAGTCTTGATCGTAATATCTGGACAGGAAAAAGCAAAACTAATTAGATCATCATCGTGCATCCATGGACTTGGACCAAGTTCAAAGTTGTTACCTGTCCCACTTGTCATCTATATACACCCGATAAAAAATCAAAGGACCATGTGgtaaagagagaaaagatgtATATTGCTGAGCATGCAAAGATAGATTTTCATCTCAGCAATGTCCTGTCTATCTTCAAATCCATTTTTGATGCTTCCTACTAATTTGATAATTGTGTGCTcgtcaaaatattatttctagatagaggGTGCAATATGCCTAttgttattatacatgtaaatataattttactCAATTAATCTTTCGGGCATTTGTGGTCTATTGGTTTTTTAACTCCTGTCTTTCGAACATCAGGCCaaccatggcatgttttccttcagcaagaaattaatttgCATTCTGTTGCatttgacccaggtgaggtgaatagaTAACCAGTACGAATACCTGTACTTCTGTGAAAGCACCAAGCACGACCAAGCACGACCGATGAAGTGGTAGCTTGAGCAAAAGCTGGCATAATAATAACTGCATTTGTATCTTCTGACAGAAAAGCTCTGTATTCGTACAGCTTCatgtattatcataattaatataaaatacatgtaaggcTCATGCTTAGGCTTACAATTAATGTTATTGCTACATAATCAAAAATATGGAAGAAACTACGTGAAAGTTCTCATGCTCAGACTTACTTGGCTGTGTGGTCTTGCGAATCTGTCACATTCGGGTCCAGATTGTGGGGGTTGAGGTACCCCGTCTGGATCTGGTTGAAGATGAATGCCCCACCCCCAAAACCAGCAACCACAAGACCGTTCACAAGCCCCTTCTTCTCTGGCAGCCACtacaggaagaaaaaaatttaatggaaaataaatccTATTTTTTGAAATCACTAATCTTAAAAGAATCCAACGAAACTGACTacttaatacatgtatttgtgtatACGATTAGATAAGATGATTCTGTTGGAATGAGTTATTTTTTTACTCAGTAATAAATAAGCAAAACAATTGAAGATTTACACAGGTCTCTCCTCAAAGATATAGAGAAAATAATGCACAGGTGTAAGTGTGTGAAAGTTGATGCAGACTACAGTGTAcataaatttattatcatttttttttaacaatcatTTATTTAGGGTGCCCTttcaataatgtacatgtactggtaTCATTAGACAATTGGGGTCCTATGCATATTAAACAGcataacaaatatataaacaGCCTTAATCTTCATATTCCATCACagacaaaatatgaagaaatagtaaaaaagaaatgaatttaaacaaaaatacaaaaatgatttGTTGAAAGTCATTGGTTCATAAGACACACCCTtagggggcatttcatgaagagttttgtcagtgatttccaCCAACAAATTTGCTTTTgtccaatcagatgcaaggaattccagtagcttgtaacaactGTCATTCAAAATCACTGTCAAAGCTctccatgaaacactcccctggggcatgttgcagaaagagttgtgttTAAACACAggtaaaaataacaaataactcTATTGCAAGTCTCAAATGCATGCTTCTGATTGGTTCGAAAGCAAGTTGCGTTTGACTTTAAGAGTTgggtttgattgcaactctttctgaaaCGGGCCCCTCACCCTTTTTCTTACCTTCATTGCACAGACAAGTGGAGGCACATAGGCTATGCCTACTCCAAGACCAAAGATGAGGCCGTAGGTTAGGAGAAGCAAAAAGAAAGATACTCGGATGGACAGGGCAGACAACATCATACCCATGCTGCAAGGGAAAAGGAGGGGAAGGTGAATGAGACAATGTCTGCCCTGTTGGAAATTTGAAAGATACCAAGAATACATACACCTAGCAGGTAGTTACTTTGATTTCACCCATATGAAATTCATCAGGTATTCATATCCACTGTACACATTGTCAAAACTTATTTAAGTGCTAAATACTATTGCCTTGGCTTCCCAGCCGCAATCTTAATGCACAAGCATTTCATGGAATTAGCTGCCAATTACCCAAACCTATGTCTCATGGAGCACAAGATGTAAATGAAATTGCAAGTAGGCATAACTTGCAAATAAGTATTATTAGCAAATAAACATTCACTAACAGTTTTATTTAATTGCTAGGggatataaacaaaataaaaagatgtgAATAATTATGTAACATTAACATATAAAGTTCAAGTTGAATCTCcaaattaaacaatatatttGGAAATAGTCCTCAAAGGCACATCTTGAAATGATTCATTTCAAGAACAAAATAATGCTTTAGACGATCCATGGTACATGTAATTGAAACATCTTTTAGGTTGTTTTAATAAAGGCAGAATGCTTCATGAGGAGCATAAACCTAAATGCAAAATCCAAATTTAAAATGAATCTCGACAAATAAGCACTGTCAATAGTAAAATATAGAACAAAAATTTGGTACAGattatgaatgtacatgtaccgaATCCTTTTCCCCAATCCCAATGAaaagatttctttttattgagtACTTTTTTATATGCACCACTTAGAATCTTGACATCTTTTCATAGACCATGGCTGATTGGTCAACTCGCACTCACCTGACCAGCAAGCAGCCGATCAGAGTTGTAATTCTAGGGCCTAGTCTGGCTTCAATATAACCCCCAATAAACATGGAGGAGCCCTGGCCAAACAGCATCAAGGCAAAGACGAATGAGGATTCCTGTAATTaagaacataataataataatatgcaacattaatATAGCgctaatacaaatgtttctattaAGTGCtacatactattaccccggcttgaGCATGGCTATCCTGATCGGACACTcagagcattcaaggaattccttcctaccaggtacccatttactacacctgggtggagagtggcaaatgtcgATAAataccttgccaaaggacgcgaaTGCTGCGGTGGGCTTTGAACCCCGAACCTTGTGGTTCAatgtccggagacttatccactgagccacagcaCCTCACAGCACATGTCtattcaattaatttatttcattcatattaagaaaatatattataGGACTAATACATGAACATTCAAATAAGCATGATTACTTAGCACTAATATAACACATACACACGAATGAAACATTACTGTATCTAAATTTATTGTGGATTGGGACAGGTATAGAGGAAAAAGTTTAATGTGTTAGCTGCCCCTGAGAAATTAAGGATGAACATAAATAAACACATGGACATACTACAAGCCTGAGATTTAAGTTTGTACATGTCAAATCACGTTCATGTGATAATCATAAATGGCACACGATACTTCACAGTGAGCAAAGCTgtgcaaaatgaagaaaaacatgcaattttcttgccattttaatgtaataattccttgaatgcactgagctcTGAAAGGCAGCTTGAGCTATTAAAAGCCGGGGCAATATCACAATGTGCcttggaatagattatttctagatagatggtgctaCATAAATGCCTATATTGTTAtcaaatatttgtgaaacacccccccccccccctccaacttTTTACCTGATAAGATAGAGTTGAAGGATAACTGTACTTCCTAATGTATGATGTCATATAAGGTGCCATGTTTCctgggaaggaaaaaaaacaacaacataat
This region of Lytechinus pictus isolate F3 Inbred chromosome 16, Lp3.0, whole genome shotgun sequence genomic DNA includes:
- the LOC129279564 gene encoding oxalate:formate antiporter-like, which produces MSPSGKWRGWLAVTGGVLVHLTLGTIYSYGNMAPYMTSYIRKYSYPSTLSYQESSFVFALMLFGQGSSMFIGGYIEARLGPRITTLIGCLLVSMGMMLSALSIRVSFFLLLLTYGLIFGLGVGIAYVPPLVCAMKWLPEKKGLVNGLVVAGFGGGAFIFNQIQTGYLNPHNLDPNVTDSQDHTAKYYDQDSILDKVPMSYVLQGGIYLAIQIVGVILLKDPPENGVNNSLYNDESGLLDAQTQAKKTTHMDASDPDGPTEEGDEDGHSKRLPFGIPFPLENGGDSKASGLDLPPKVMVRTTAFWLLWATFLVNGQGIMFISSLYKAYGQMFIPDDHFLALVGSFAAIFNAGGRLFWGCLADRYSYKLAMVLLTGSNAIFILTLIAAQYGGKATFFIWICGIFFTFSGNFVLFPTATARAFGSKYVGPNYGIVFTSVALSSAIGAMLATTLHDHLAWFGMFMIMAGFSIIGLVLTFFFRVKNQEGNHI